TATGTTATGAGAGTCAGTCAAACTCATGAATATGTCAGTTCAGAATGCCTTTAGTCTTGACTAAAAGATGTTACACTGTTACAGATGACAATGAAGGATTTACCACAGCAGAAGGATGGGACAGTACTCGTGTCCGACACACTTTTATACGGAAAGTAAGGAACAACTCTTACATCAGAATAAAGTTTAgttctatagacggtttcagcagcaacaacataagcaaagaatcaataactgttgaggtttcatttaatacaattaatacacaataaaaatgtcaatataaagtaatatcaatataaattaaatataaaataaattgttatattataacaaaacacaggccggaagttaacttcaggccagctCAAgcatctgatgaaaccgtctataaggaTGTAGTTTAAACGTACCGACCGTTGTATGATTCCGAATGGATGTGTCTTACAGGTTTACCTGATCCTCGCTGTACAGCTTCTCATCACATTTGGAATCGTGGCTATTTTCACGTTCGTGTAAGTCTCTGTGTTCTGACTGTTATTACttagtcttgtttgttttcaCAGAAAAACGTTTTTAATTATGCAGGTAGACTCTaatcagattattttattttgttcatatagGGAATCTGTAGCAGGGTTTGTGAGAAGAAACCCAGCAATTTACTGGACTTCATAGTAAGAACAAGGCATTTATgtaaaatacacatttgacaataTTGAACAGTGGTGGTAGTAGTCCTGTTAGTCcgaataacaacaacaacaacaacaacaaaatagcGTGAAGTGGAAGTATGGAACAGTGTAATTGACTGGTGAAATGTTTTTCAGTGCTGTCTACTTTATCACACATATGGTGTTGGTTTGCTGTCAGGGACCCAGGTGAGATTTTTCCTTTATCTGAACCAGCTTCATAGCAGCTCTAGTAAAAATAACAGATGGTGATATTTTGTACCATGTGCTTTCACTAATGTGAATTACTACACAAGTCTATTTAGAAGGTAACACATCAAAGTTAAACCAAAACCAAGGTAAAACTAAAGCTGCCATGAAATGAGCCGTAACACAAACATGTGATTTAACGTAAACAATTTGGCTTTAACATTTGTTCTGCTATACCATTTGTTTAGGAGACGTTTCCCATGGAACCTGATCCTGTTGACCATTTTTGTGAGTCAGATTCTGAGTCACTGTGACCAAAGGTGTAATGAAAAtgcttattgtattttttttcttctttcagaCATTGGCGTTGTCATACATGACTGGGACAGTAGCAAGGTAAGGCAGCTGTTTTAGATAGTGTCTGTGTACCTTAACTCTGTGTTGTAACAAGGAAGCGGAGTGAAATAGCTTAAgattttaaaagtaatttacattatattttatgattttttaaattctAGTTACTATAGTACTAAAGCAGTATTCCTGGCCCTGGGGATCACTGCTGTCGTGTGCATTGCTGTGACCGTGTTCTGCTTCCAGACTAAGGTAGAGTCACATTTATGTATATCAGCACCATGACTTTAGCCTGTACCCCAAGACCTCGTATCATGCTTTTCCATCCTTCTAATAGGTGGATTTTACCAAATGTGCTGGACTTTTCAGCGTGCTTGGAATCGTGGTTTTTGTGACCGGCATCATCACAGTTATCGTGCTGTCATTCAAATATGTGAGCAGAACTTTTACATCAAGCCACTTTCATTTGTACTGTATAGTACTATTTCTTTGTTTATAGTATTTCAAAGTAtgtcaaagggatagttcacccaaaaatgaaaattctgtcatcatttactcaccctcgagtgtccaaaactgtataaaagtcTTTATTCTTTTGAatacataagaagatattttaaagaatgtgggaaactaaatAGTTCTGgcttctggggcactattgactaccatagtagttttattccctactatggaagtctatagtgccccagatctgttgggttacaaacattcttctaaatatcattCTTAGTGTTCAGCAGAATAAcgacatttacacaggtttggaacaacttgagggtgagtaaatgatgacagaattttcattttttccatttaaTGCCTTAAACCCACAGTTTGCATGCAAAAGGTGACTGGCAAGAAAGTAGTAGGGGAGGGAACTGTATTCATAGGTGTTTACAGTAACCTTATGCTATTTCAGATCCCATGGCTTCACATGGTGTATGCAGCTATAGGGGCCATTGCATTTACTCTGGTACGTGTATCAATCAAACACAATTACAAGCTCCAATTTGTCTCATATTCCTTGAATTTATCTATTCAAGCACAATGTTGTTTCATCTCTTTTTATTCAACTATGtatatctgtgtttttttttttactagttTCTGGCATATCACACCCAGCTGCTCATTGGCAACAGGAAACACTCTATCGGACCAGAGGAATATGTTTttgctgctctctctctttatgttGACATTATCCAGatcttcctcttcctcctgCAAATCATCGGATTTGCAGAGAGATAGAAGCTTCAAGCTGGTCGGCCGGCCTGTTTTGTCACAATGGCTTTGTTTTTATGCACTATGCAACGTCTTCTCAGTCCAGTCATGGACTGGAACATGTACTCAAATAATTAAACTCTACTGAACTTAGAACATGATTCTGATCCAATTGTTATTAGCTGTTAAGGGATGAATACAGTGTCCATTGAGTATTCTAACTGTATGCTTACATTCTCATCAAATGAGGGATTTGTATGTGATGTGTTCCATCATTTTGTGTCAAGTCAAAATATGCCATTATAGAAGAAACATTATATTTGGCATTGTATAGATGCACAGTGTTCATTGTAGTATGACATCACTCGTGGTGCCTATTTGATTCAATCACCCTCCTGTTAAAACCTCCAAGATTTAACAGGAAAACATGGGGGACTCAAAATGATGGAGAATTATATAGATAAGTGGATCTGTATTATGTAAACCTCTACTGTATAGTCACGGTTATAGCTTTTCTGCTGTGTACATAATCTATCATTTGATCTATAACTTTTAAATACATATGTATCTCGCAGACATCcctatatttatataaaagtaTATCTATTACATATTAATACCAGAATCAGTGCTCGAAAATTTTCTTTACTTGATTCATTTGATACTACTATGTGGTGCCTCTTTGTTTGTTTAGTGTCAAATATACACCgtaaatacaataataaaaatagtattaacaacataaatgaaatatcaaattatgctgtttttttaagtgCCTTTGTCATATTGTTGAAGAATTGCTTaagtttaaaatgtatcatTGTTATTTTGGGAATGGTCATATTAAACACTGAGTAAAACTCATATTTGATGGATTTGAATATTTAAAGTTGGTTGCACGtcagtttttattatattaatgttCAACCATACTAAGTTCAAACATTCTGCAATGACATCAAAATCTCATTTTCAGACAGAAAGATTTTTATCTTACAAACACAACAATTTGTTTCCAACTCCTGATCAAAGgtctatcatcatcatcatcatcatacaaACCATCTTTCAAAgtctttgttttataattttccATGGCAACCCAATCATAAGTGCTCAATGAAGGCAGTTTTCAGAACAATAGTCATTTGTAACAGATGCTTTCACTCCACCCTGGTGGCAAGTTTATATCGCTCACTGTCGTAATCTCCCTCATTGGCTTTTTTCATTCTCTGTCTGACTTTCAGCTGCTTCAGTCGGTTCTTGTCCACCTGTCTCTTTGCCAGAATAAAGCCAATAACTCCAGTGGGCAGGCCAATCATCCTATGAGAAAACATTTTAGTATAGTATCAGAATAATCAACTTCTTAATATTTATATACTCAAATAAATTCAATCGTCCATTGCAGGCAGGGCTTACCACGCATATCCAATCTTCTTCATTGGATTTTTGGCCTTCCTTTTTGGAATGTACTCAGGCCTGTTATCATCTTCACCTTCTTCATTCTCCTCTTCTTTCCTTTGTTGCGCTGTCTTATATTCATGTTCGTTTGGTTTCTGTCTGCTTGTTATTTCTTGTGTCTTGCTGGTGGTTTGTAAGCAGAAATGCCTGCAGTGTAGAGCTCTGCTATGTAAAACATTCTGCAATCCGAGATGATAAATCTTACACTTAAAGGGAGATCCTACCCATAATGTCCTAATTGACAGCTGATGCAATCCTGTCCAAAAACGATTAAGATATAAACAAGTCATGTTTATACATTGAATGTGAAAAAAGAGAATGCAAAGACACATGTAAGTTGTGAAACAAAACAGGCTCATTCCATCACGTTTTAATTTTTGATCTGATCCCAAAAtaccccttacagaaaagacacacgaaattcacatgtgcaaaaaacacgtgtgatcacatgtgaaatgtgtgtttttggaacattttggtgtgaattcccacgtgaaacccatgggataacatgtaaaaacccatgggataacatatgcgacatgtctccacatgtgatcacatgttcttcacgtcaccacatgttgcacatgtcatcccatga
The Triplophysa rosa linkage group LG7, Trosa_1v2, whole genome shotgun sequence genome window above contains:
- the si:ch73-71c20.5 gene encoding DUF4748 domain-containing protein; the protein is MTHAHCTHTTKMAAPCRNLMRSAFEGLHQLSIRTLWVGSPFKCKIYHLGLQNVLHSRALHCRHFCLQTTSKTQEITSRQKPNEHEYKTAQQRKEEENEEGEDDNRPEYIPKRKAKNPMKKIGYAWMIGLPTGVIGFILAKRQVDKNRLKQLKVRQRMKKANEGDYDSERYKLATRVE
- the tmbim1a gene encoding transmembrane BAX inhibitor motif containing 1a; this encodes MSRSDFPPGYDESRLLSNPDPRSGYPPSASPYGFGSYGGPPPYPQPNTYPGQPGGYPPQPNNAYPGQPGGYPPQPNNAYPGQPGGFPPPFIPPMPIPVVSNDSDDNEGFTTAEGWDSTRVRHTFIRKVYLILAVQLLITFGIVAIFTFVESVAGFVRRNPAIYWTSYAVYFITHMVLVCCQGPRRRFPWNLILLTIFTLALSYMTGTVASYYSTKAVFLALGITAVVCIAVTVFCFQTKVDFTKCAGLFSVLGIVVFVTGIITVIVLSFKYIPWLHMVYAAIGAIAFTLFLAYHTQLLIGNRKHSIGPEEYVFAALSLYVDIIQIFLFLLQIIGFAER